In Triticum urartu cultivar G1812 chromosome 6, Tu2.1, whole genome shotgun sequence, the following proteins share a genomic window:
- the LOC125516690 gene encoding uncharacterized protein LOC125516690: MASRAAPPVLLLLFFFLVMASLLAVDASAAAAAPGVNSPFVLAAARTQRKDPLDGLRYYTGGWNISSEHYWASVGFSAAPVFAAAGVWFAVFGAALFLAGCCYCCCPSRSTSYSRAALVVSLLLLLAFTAAAAIGCAVLYDGQGRFHGSTAATVDYVVKQSGDTVDNLRAFSGFLEAAKAAGVGAVSLPDDLKGRIDGVVRRVSSASDELAARTASNSAKIRDALDTVRKILIVLAAGMLILAFAGLVFSACGLESLVYVLVFLGWILVAATFVMCGTFLLLHNVVGDTCVAMGEWVRRPQEHTALDDILPCVDTAAASEALGRSKEVNYRLVDVLNGVISNVSNRDFPPQAPLSPPLYYNQSGPPVPPLCNPYTPDLRDRACAPGEVAGPDAARQAWGGLVCRTADAGGSGVCATAGRLTPSMYAQMVGAANVSYGLSRYGPVLVDLADCAFVRRAFQAVGEDHCPGLRRYSEQVYRGLLAVAAAGLLSVLLWVVHSRERRKRSDAREVELMAPPPPFRYPLEEKALLHSPRRRPYM, translated from the exons ATGGCGTCTCGCGCAGCTCCTCCCGTCCTGCTgctgctcttcttcttcctcgtgaTGGCGTCCCTGCTCGCCGTCGATGCGTCAG cggcggcggcggcgcccggCGTGAACTCGCCGTTCGTGCTCGCGGCGGCGCGGACGCAGCGGAAGGACCCTCTCGACGGGCTGAGGTACTACACCGGCGGATGGAACATCAGCAGCGAGCACTACTGGGCC TCGGTGGGCTTCAGCGCGGCGCCGGTCTTCGCGGCGGCCGGAGTCTGGTTCGCCGTGTTCGGCGCCGCCCTGTTCCTCGCCGggtgctgctactgctgctgcccCAGCCGCAGCACCTCCTACTCCCGCGCTGCCCTGGTCGTCTCGCTCCTGCTCCTCCTCGCCTTCACGGCCGCCGCCGC CATCGGGTGCGCTGTCCTGTACGACGGGCAGGGCCGGTTCCACGGCAGCACGGCGGCGACGGTGGACTACGTGGTGAAGCAGTCGGGCGACACGGTGGACAACCTGCGGGCCTTCTCGGGGTTCCTGGAGGCTGCCAAGGCGGCCGGCGTGGGGGCCGTCTCGCTGCCCGACGACCTCAAGGGGAGGATCGACGGCGTGGTGCGCAGGGTGAGCTCCGCCTCCGACGAGCTCGCCGCCCGCACCGCCAGCAACTCCGCCAAGATCCGAGACGCGCTGGACACAGT AAGGAAGATCCTCATCGTTCTTGCAGCCGGGATGCTAATCCTCGCCTTCGCTGGCCTTG TGTTCTCGGCGTGTGGATTGGAGTCGCTGGTCTACGT GTTGGTGTTCCTCGGGTGGATTCTGGTTGCGGCAACGTTCGTGATGTGCGGCACGTTCCTCCTCCTGCACAA CGTGGTGGGGGACACGTGCGTGGCGATGGGCGAGTGGGTGCGGCGCCCGCAGGAGCACACGGCGCTGGACGACATCCTGCCGTGCGTCGACACGGCCGCCGCCTCGGAGGCGCTCGGCCGGAGCAAGGAGGTGAACTACCGCCTCGTGGACGTGCTCAACGGCGTCATCTCCAACGTGTCCAACCGCGACTTCCCGCCGCAGGCGCCGCTCTCGCCGCCGCTCTACTACAACCAGTCGGGCCCGCCCGTGCCGCCGCTCTGCAACCCCTACACGCCGGACCTCCGCGACCGCGCCTGCGCGCCCGGCGAGGTCGCCGGCCCGGACGCCGCGCGGCAGGCGTGGGGCGGCCTCGTGTGCCGGACGGCGGACGCCGGCGGGTCGGGGGTGTGCGCCACCGCCGGGCGACTGACGCCGTCCATGTACGCGCAGATGGTCGGCGCCGCCAACGTGAGCTACGGGCTGTCCCGCTACGGGCCGGTGCTGGTGGACCTGGCCGACTGCGCGTTCGTGCGCCGCGCGTTCCAGGCCGTCGGCGAGGACCACTGCCCCGGCCTGCGGAGGTACAGCGAGCAGGTGTACCGGGGCCTGCTGGCCGTCGCGGCCGCCGGGCTGCTCTCGGTGCTGCTGTGGGTGGTGCACTCGAGGGAGAGGCGGAAGAGGAGCGACGCCAGGGAGGTGGAGCTcatggcgccgccgccgcccttcaGGTACCCGCTGGAGGAGAAGGCGCTGCTGCACAGCCCCAGAAGAAGGCCGTACATGTGA
- the LOC125512351 gene encoding uncharacterized protein LOC125512351, translated as MATVTSSSPSCSKPKAAKPARYCLCAPTTHPGSFRCRLHRPTAAKAAAAAPSSEPEAAKESAERKEAAAAAARALLARVARAPGRDAGRVKGFQPGPSRLRIMDRTGESVQTAEDAVSVSVT; from the coding sequence ATGGCCACCgtgacctcctcctccccctcgtGCTCCAAGCCCAAGGCCGCCAAGCCGGCCAGGTACTGCCTGTGCGCGCCGACGACGCACCCAGGCTCGTTCCGGTGCAGGCTGCACCGCCCCACGGCggccaaggcggcggcggcggcgccttCGTCGGAGCCTGAGGCGGCCAAGGAATCGGCTGAgaggaaggaggcggcggcggcggccgcacGCGCATTGCTCGCGCGGGTGGCGCGGGCGCCCGGGCGGGACGCTGGGAGGGTCAAGGGGTTTCAGCCTGGGCCTTCCAGGTTACGGATCATGGACCGGACGGGTGAGTCGGTGCAGACCGCAGAGGACGCAGTCTCCGTCTCCGTCACATGA